The Streptomyces uncialis genomic interval GAACCGCGCTTCTGGTACTGGAGCTTCACCGGCTGCGAGGTGTAACCCGCGTACTTCTCGATGTCCCAGTTGGCACGGGTCAGAGCACCCGTGACCGTCAGGGTCTTGCCCTTCTTGATCGGCTCGGGAGCCGCGTTGACCGTGAGCTTGGCCGCGCGCAGCACCTTGGCGCTCTTGAAGTTCTCCACCAGGGCGACGGGCTGGAAGGTGCCGTCGATCGCCATCGCGGCGACCTTCCAGGACCCCGCGTACTTGTTCGCCAGCTTCGTCCGCGGGTCGGCCGTGACGGTGTACTTGCAGGTGGCCGTGGTGGCGGTGTACTTGCACGGGTCGGCGGTCCCCGTGTCGTCCTCCTCCAGGAACACGTCCGGGTTGTCGAAGTCGTTGCCGCGCCACAGGGCGGCGACGGCAAGGAGTACGCCCGCCTCGTTCGACGCGCTGACCTCGACGGTGAACTTCTTCTTGGACGTGCCGACGGCGACGGGCTTGCCACCGTTGACGGTCACCTTGGTGATGTTCCCCGCGGCGCTGGAGGACGCCGCGAACGGCGTCGGCAGGTCGGCGGGAACGCGGGAGTCACCGCCGGACGCGTGCGCGGCCGGGACCATCAGGGCGGAAAGGGCCAGAGCGCCGGTGGTTAAGGCGGCGGAAGCGCGAGTTCGCATAGGTGTTGTCCCCAGGTGCTGTGGGGCCGCTGGCCCGGCACGCCACCGTCCGATACGGGGGTGTGCCTGTGTCCGGCGACCCGGTTCGGTCGTGGAGCCGTACCGGCTCCACCCGCTCAGACCCAGCGGACGGCCGCCTGGTTGCAGGAAACGCGTACGCGCCGCGACATGGAAGGGCGCCGCCGCCGAAGGGGAGAGTGTTCCTCTGGCCCCGATGGCGGCAGCGCCCG includes:
- a CDS encoding calcium-binding protein, translated to MRTRASAALTTGALALSALMVPAAHASGGDSRVPADLPTPFAASSSAAGNITKVTVNGGKPVAVGTSKKKFTVEVSASNEAGVLLAVAALWRGNDFDNPDVFLEEDDTGTADPCKYTATTATCKYTVTADPRTKLANKYAGSWKVAAMAIDGTFQPVALVENFKSAKVLRAAKLTVNAAPEPIKKGKTLTVTGALTRANWDIEKYAGYTSQPVKLQYQKRGSTAWSTVKTVKSDGRGNLKTTVKATADGSFRYSFAGTSTTPAVNSGADYVDVR